A portion of the Lampris incognitus isolate fLamInc1 chromosome 9, fLamInc1.hap2, whole genome shotgun sequence genome contains these proteins:
- the cfap418 gene encoding cilia- and flagella-associated protein 418 translates to MDEDLDELLDEVEEKFCRNVSVRPLVSMELSKAASSWNGDDREKQHSATKPVHHSEGDTDDMDALIEELLNEDYSDCTQSKPPRGPNAETKPLSQSGGRKCCPVYLGGTSITNGIGTTMSQRSCDQLRCTSCDFRVLMFNDYVWDSSCDYLFLRNNVPDSQKLGSKLKRRQGARAYACQCSWFSARELVDLRDQLQLRWVCGKHQ, encoded by the exons ATGGACGAGGACCTGGACGAACTGCTCGATGAAGTTGAGGAAAAGTTTTGTCGCAACGTTTCCGTCAGACCTCTTGTTTCGATGGAGTTGAGTAAGGCTGCAAGTAGTTGGAATGGAGATGATAGGGAGAAGCAACACAG TGCCACGAAACCTGTCCATCACTCAGAAGGAGACACTGATGATATGGACGCCCTCATCGAGGAGTTGTTGAATGAAGACTACAGTGATTGTACTCAGTCAAAG CCTCCTAGAGGACCGAATGCAGAGACAAAGCCTTTATCTCAGTCAGGAGGGAGAAA ATGCTGTCCTGTTTATCTTGGCGGAACCTCCATCACAAATGGTATTGGTACAACCATGTCACAGAG GTCATGTGACCAACTGAGGTGTACATCATGTGACTTCCGTGTGTTGATGTTCAATGACTACGTGTGGGACTCATCCTGTGATTACCTGTTTTTGCG GAACAATGTGCCAGACAGCCAGAAGCTGGGGTCGAAGCTGAAGAGGAGGCAGGGGGCGCGGGCGTACGCCTGCCAGTGCAGCTGGTTCTCAGCTAGAGAACTGGTCGACCTCAGGGACCAGCTGCAGCTCAGATGGGTCTGTGGTAAACACCAGTGA